Proteins co-encoded in one Hymenobacter swuensis DY53 genomic window:
- a CDS encoding MBL fold metallo-hydrolase, with the protein MRIFSSLLLIIWLLLPSEVQAKPKDYLQRCWNQQGKDLDAGYLTLRYQETSHELEHSQYPWQQTRYDKKGVAWLNVSNFLKQDTLTQDSKTYYSKSQLSPAELLLLDYGDKELLAVTPAMFAGYVLTTARYSPALLLHYFVQHPTAVTKSTDQDFAVYKAPVADGRVTLFIRKADGLLDHTTVLQADELFGDVLTTYTYQNYASTGKVRYPTTIGISKLNGRIQDEVSVLAAVIAPVAAPVLNRPDGYQMRAASSSVPPIAVQKYSPQLHFLELKHTDDRVLVVEFNDFLVVAEAPLTSENGEAILAETRRIAPGKPVRYFVFGHYHPHYLGGLRPFVRHGATILCGPGSADYVRTLASAPRTLRPDSLQLHPRPLQVEEVTSSKTITDGQFEMQIHFIGAKSAHTNDYLVYYFPSEKLLFEDDLVWIKRTGPAQKPSARQAGLYQAVKSLNLDVKTVVQSWPVADYGVKTIIPFSDIEQAMQVK; encoded by the coding sequence ATGCGGATTTTCTCTTCTCTGTTGCTCATCATCTGGCTATTGCTTCCGAGCGAAGTACAAGCCAAGCCCAAGGATTATCTGCAAAGATGCTGGAACCAACAGGGGAAAGACTTGGACGCTGGCTACCTGACGCTCAGGTATCAGGAAACGAGCCACGAGCTGGAACATAGCCAATACCCGTGGCAGCAAACCCGCTACGACAAGAAGGGAGTGGCATGGCTCAATGTCAGTAACTTCCTCAAGCAGGATACACTCACGCAAGACAGCAAAACCTACTATTCGAAAAGCCAGCTTAGCCCCGCCGAATTGCTGCTGCTGGACTACGGCGACAAAGAGCTACTGGCCGTTACGCCCGCCATGTTTGCTGGCTACGTTCTTACCACGGCCCGCTACTCACCCGCGCTGCTACTCCACTATTTCGTGCAGCATCCCACCGCCGTAACGAAGTCAACTGACCAGGATTTTGCAGTGTACAAGGCCCCCGTTGCCGACGGGAGGGTAACGCTGTTCATCCGCAAAGCCGACGGCCTGCTGGACCACACTACCGTGCTGCAAGCCGATGAGTTATTTGGCGACGTGCTGACCACGTATACATACCAGAACTACGCCAGCACCGGCAAAGTCCGGTACCCAACCACTATCGGCATCAGCAAACTCAACGGCCGGATTCAGGATGAAGTGAGCGTGTTGGCGGCTGTTATTGCGCCAGTGGCAGCGCCCGTCCTGAACCGTCCCGATGGCTATCAGATGCGGGCGGCCAGCTCTTCTGTACCGCCCATAGCAGTTCAGAAATACAGCCCGCAGTTACACTTCCTAGAGTTGAAGCATACCGACGACCGGGTGTTAGTGGTGGAATTCAACGACTTTCTGGTGGTAGCCGAAGCCCCGCTTACCAGTGAAAACGGGGAAGCCATTCTGGCCGAAACCCGCCGCATTGCGCCCGGCAAACCCGTTCGGTATTTCGTCTTCGGTCATTATCATCCGCACTACCTGGGCGGCCTGCGCCCCTTCGTTCGGCATGGCGCCACCATCCTCTGCGGCCCCGGTAGCGCCGACTACGTCCGCACACTCGCCAGCGCCCCGCGCACGCTACGCCCCGACAGTCTGCAGCTACACCCGCGCCCGTTGCAGGTGGAAGAAGTGACGAGCAGCAAAACTATCACCGATGGTCAGTTTGAGATGCAGATTCATTTCATCGGGGCTAAATCGGCGCACACCAACGATTACCTGGTGTACTACTTCCCGAGCGAGAAGCTGCTTTTTGAAGACGACCTAGTGTGGATCAAACGCACGGGACCCGCTCAGAAACCCAGCGCCCGTCAGGCCGGCCTCTATCAGGCCGTCAAGTCCCTGAACCTGGATGTAAAGACCGTGGTGCAGTCGTGGCCCGTAGCCGACTATGGCGTCAAGACCATCATCCCGTTTTCGGATATCGAGCAGGCCATGCAAGTAAAGTAG
- a CDS encoding S41 family peptidase: MKRLLLVTLCAAASSGARAQTTPAPLPDSVQAFLDKSLMLLETHSLERNAVNWPQLRQVVQQKAQGAQLVRDLLPIYPYVFEQLRDDHGWLTYKGKTYKWRNPARPAYANTAVKAALAQKPGLVIRMLPGRVGYVQLPGINAGGSLQAMRDAALVVQDSLCRVNPDRARAWIIDLRLNDGGAMAPMLAGLAPIIGDGHLGGFVDKDGKPDQQWYLRQGNFYMDTMRVTTLQNRCPVRRTDKPVAVLLSGMTASSGEIVAISLRGRPATRSFGEPTYGATTANESYRISGSSYLTIAGMQETDRNKVVYKTILTPDVLIPGGDNFTDLGQDAKVAAALKWLKKQKSR, translated from the coding sequence ATGAAAAGACTATTGCTCGTGACCTTATGCGCGGCGGCTTCCTCCGGAGCCCGCGCCCAAACTACCCCGGCCCCACTCCCCGATTCCGTACAAGCCTTCCTCGATAAGAGCCTGATGCTGCTGGAAACGCACTCTTTGGAGCGCAACGCCGTGAACTGGCCGCAACTGCGCCAGGTGGTGCAGCAGAAAGCCCAGGGCGCGCAGTTGGTGCGGGATTTGCTGCCCATCTACCCCTATGTATTCGAGCAGCTCCGGGACGACCACGGCTGGCTGACCTATAAGGGCAAAACCTACAAGTGGCGCAACCCCGCCCGCCCCGCCTACGCCAACACCGCCGTAAAAGCGGCGCTGGCCCAAAAGCCCGGTCTGGTTATCCGGATGCTGCCCGGCCGCGTCGGCTACGTGCAGCTGCCGGGCATCAACGCCGGGGGCAGCCTGCAGGCCATGCGCGACGCGGCCCTGGTGGTGCAGGATTCTTTGTGCCGCGTCAACCCCGACCGAGCGCGGGCCTGGATTATCGACCTGCGCCTGAACGACGGCGGTGCCATGGCCCCCATGCTGGCCGGCCTCGCCCCCATCATCGGCGACGGTCACCTGGGCGGCTTCGTGGACAAAGACGGCAAGCCCGACCAGCAGTGGTACCTCCGCCAGGGCAATTTCTACATGGATACGATGCGGGTCACGACGCTGCAAAACCGCTGCCCCGTGCGCCGCACCGATAAGCCCGTGGCCGTACTGCTCAGCGGCATGACGGCCAGCTCGGGCGAAATCGTGGCCATCAGTTTGCGGGGCCGCCCCGCCACCCGCTCGTTCGGGGAGCCCACCTACGGCGCCACCACCGCCAACGAAAGCTACCGCATCAGCGGCAGCAGCTACCTCACCATTGCCGGCATGCAGGAAACCGACCGCAACAAAGTAGTCTACAAAACCATCCTCACCCCCGACGTCCTCATCCCCGGCGGCGACAACTTCACGGACCTCGGCCAGGACGCCAAAGTAGCCGCAGCGCTGAAGTGGCTGAAGAAGCAGAAAAGTCGGTAG
- a CDS encoding SMI1/KNR4 family protein: MTIQQLIATLKADLPQTDMTLYPSASAQLMQQLEAALGVVLPSDFREFYVFCNGFESAEFLFHVTPIEEVIHFKDYRPHQFLFAEYGACVDFWMVKILPESSGYRILSQGPDGEMVFLTDSLALFIYRFLQGGVFKLIDWASELTD, from the coding sequence ATGACTATTCAGCAACTCATAGCAACCCTCAAAGCAGATCTGCCGCAGACAGATATGACGCTGTACCCGTCCGCCAGCGCACAACTGATGCAGCAACTCGAGGCAGCGTTAGGCGTAGTCCTTCCTTCTGACTTTCGGGAGTTTTACGTCTTTTGCAATGGGTTTGAATCAGCTGAATTTCTGTTCCATGTCACTCCAATTGAGGAAGTTATCCATTTCAAAGACTACCGGCCTCATCAATTCCTCTTTGCCGAGTATGGAGCTTGCGTTGATTTTTGGATGGTGAAAATACTACCGGAGAGCAGCGGCTACCGGATTTTGAGCCAGGGTCCAGATGGAGAAATGGTCTTTCTTACCGATTCGCTGGCTTTATTCATTTACCGGTTCTTACAGGGCGGCGTTTTTAAATTGATTGACTGGGCGTCTGAGCTTACCGACTGA
- a CDS encoding polynucleotide kinase-phosphatase has product MPQPITSLKLPELSLVLLIGTSGAGKSTFARRLFQDTEIVSSDQCRALVADDENDQSATPEAFALLHYMVGLRLKRGLLTVVDATNVQPEARKTLVQLARDYHVLPTAVVLDVPDRLAEDRNRQRAERQHLGRHVIPNQRQQLRRSLKSLKQEGFRHVYHLRGPEEIDAVQTVQCDPLYSNRKQETGPFDIIGDVHGCYDELLTLLAELGYAVETEPVTDVRDLGVRVTAPAGRRALFLGDLVDRGPASPQVLRLVMSMVRDGLALCVPGNHDIKLLRYLNGKQVNEKHGFAETVQQLALESDTFKSQVRQFLDGLVSHYVLDGGKLVVAHAGMREEMQGRGSGAVRAFALFGETTGEIDEFGLPVRYNWASEYRGRATVVYGHTPVPDPEWLNNTIDIDTGCVFGGRLTALRYPERELVSVPAQRVYCEPVRPLSVVRNQLSVAGEGIADNQDGLTTDNQQQTTQLSAQQAHDDLLDLQDVLGKQIIKTRLLPSVTIREENAAAALEVMSRFALNPKWLLYLPPTMSPSETSALPDMLEHPAEAFDYFRRQGLERVVCEEKHMGSRVVVVVARSEDAARRRFGVVGEGPGKVYTRTGRNFFTDAALEAAFLARLQDALTASNFWKRFSTDWVCLDAELLPWSAKAQELIKNQYAAVAAAATAALPEAAAVLTQAAARGLDGVEALLARTTARQSAAQHYADAYRRYCWPVESLADLRLAPFHLLATEGRTYFDKDHAWHMETLRGICLADEGLLRATPYRVVHLQDIADVEAATQWWLDLTAAGGEGMVVKPYDFIPGGRKTLVQPALKCRGREYLRIIYGPDYLLPGNLERLRERNVKSKRNLALREFTLGVEGLERFVAGAPLREVHQCVFGVLALESEAVDPRL; this is encoded by the coding sequence ATGCCCCAGCCTATTACCTCCCTCAAGCTTCCCGAACTCTCGCTCGTCCTGCTCATCGGTACCTCCGGGGCGGGCAAATCCACGTTTGCGCGGCGGCTGTTTCAGGACACCGAAATTGTGTCGTCGGACCAGTGCCGGGCATTGGTGGCGGATGATGAAAACGACCAGTCGGCCACGCCCGAGGCGTTTGCGTTGCTGCACTATATGGTGGGGCTGCGCCTGAAGCGCGGTTTGCTGACGGTGGTGGACGCCACCAACGTGCAGCCCGAAGCCCGCAAAACCCTCGTGCAGCTGGCCCGCGACTACCACGTGCTGCCCACCGCCGTCGTCCTCGACGTGCCCGACCGCCTGGCCGAGGACCGCAACCGCCAGCGCGCCGAGCGGCAGCACCTGGGCCGCCACGTCATCCCGAACCAGCGCCAGCAGCTGCGCCGTAGTCTGAAGTCGCTTAAGCAGGAGGGCTTCCGCCACGTGTACCATTTGCGCGGCCCCGAGGAAATCGACGCGGTACAAACCGTGCAGTGCGACCCGCTCTACAGCAACCGCAAGCAGGAAACAGGCCCCTTCGACATCATCGGCGACGTGCACGGCTGCTACGACGAGCTGCTGACGTTGCTCGCGGAGCTGGGCTACGCGGTGGAAACCGAGCCCGTAACGGACGTGCGGGATTTGGGCGTGCGCGTAACGGCTCCGGCCGGCCGCCGGGCCCTGTTTCTGGGCGATTTGGTGGACCGTGGGCCGGCCTCACCGCAGGTGCTGCGGCTGGTGATGAGCATGGTGCGCGACGGGCTGGCGCTGTGCGTGCCCGGCAACCACGACATCAAGCTACTGCGCTACCTCAACGGCAAGCAGGTCAACGAAAAGCACGGTTTCGCCGAAACGGTGCAGCAGCTGGCCCTGGAATCCGACACGTTCAAAAGCCAGGTGCGGCAGTTTCTGGATGGGCTGGTGAGCCACTACGTGCTCGATGGGGGCAAGCTGGTGGTGGCCCACGCGGGCATGCGCGAGGAAATGCAGGGCCGCGGCTCGGGCGCCGTGCGGGCCTTCGCGCTGTTCGGCGAAACCACCGGCGAAATCGACGAATTCGGGCTGCCGGTGCGCTACAACTGGGCCTCGGAGTACCGCGGTCGGGCCACCGTGGTATACGGCCACACGCCCGTGCCCGACCCCGAGTGGCTCAACAACACCATCGATATTGATACCGGCTGCGTCTTCGGTGGCCGCCTCACCGCCCTGCGCTACCCCGAGCGGGAGCTGGTATCCGTGCCCGCCCAGCGGGTATACTGCGAGCCGGTCCGGCCATTGTCAGTTGTCAGAAATCAGTTGTCAGTTGCTGGTGAAGGCATAGCCGATAACCAGGACGGGCTGACAACGGACAACCAACAACAGACCACGCAACTTTCCGCCCAGCAAGCCCACGACGACCTGCTGGATTTGCAGGATGTGCTGGGCAAGCAGATCATTAAGACGCGGCTGTTGCCGTCGGTCACCATTCGGGAGGAAAACGCGGCGGCGGCGCTGGAGGTGATGAGCCGGTTTGCCCTGAATCCGAAGTGGCTGCTGTACCTGCCGCCCACCATGAGCCCGTCGGAAACCTCGGCGCTGCCGGATATGCTGGAGCACCCGGCCGAAGCCTTCGACTACTTCCGCCGCCAGGGGCTGGAGCGGGTGGTGTGCGAGGAAAAACACATGGGCAGTCGCGTGGTGGTGGTGGTGGCTCGCAGTGAGGACGCCGCGCGCCGCCGCTTCGGGGTGGTAGGCGAGGGGCCGGGCAAGGTGTACACCCGCACCGGCCGCAACTTCTTCACTGATGCTGCGCTGGAAGCCGCCTTCCTCGCGCGCCTGCAGGACGCCCTCACGGCCAGTAACTTCTGGAAGCGGTTCAGCACCGATTGGGTTTGCCTGGATGCCGAGCTGCTGCCGTGGTCGGCCAAGGCCCAGGAGCTGATCAAGAACCAGTACGCCGCGGTAGCCGCGGCGGCCACCGCCGCCCTGCCCGAAGCGGCGGCCGTCCTCACCCAGGCCGCCGCCCGCGGCCTCGACGGGGTGGAGGCGCTGCTGGCCCGCACCACCGCCCGCCAGTCGGCCGCCCAGCACTACGCCGACGCCTACCGCCGCTACTGCTGGCCCGTGGAAAGCCTCGCTGATCTGCGCCTGGCCCCGTTCCACCTGCTCGCCACCGAGGGCCGCACCTACTTCGACAAGGACCACGCCTGGCACATGGAAACCCTGCGCGGCATCTGCCTCGCCGATGAAGGCCTGCTGCGGGCCACGCCCTACCGCGTGGTGCACCTCCAGGACATTGCCGACGTGGAAGCCGCCACCCAGTGGTGGCTGGACCTCACGGCGGCTGGCGGCGAAGGCATGGTGGTGAAGCCCTACGACTTCATCCCCGGTGGCCGCAAAACGCTGGTGCAGCCCGCCCTCAAGTGCCGGGGCCGTGAGTACCTACGCATCATCTACGGCCCCGACTACCTGCTACCCGGCAATCTGGAGCGCCTGCGCGAGCGAAACGTGAAATCCAAGCGCAACCTCGCCCTGCGCGAATTTACCCTCGGCGTGGAAGGCCTGGAACGGTTCGTGGCCGGTGCCCCGCTGCGCGAAGTGCACCAGTGCGTATTCGGCGTGCTGGCGCTGGAAAGCGAAGCCGTGGACCCGCGGTTGTAG
- a CDS encoding GNAT family N-acetyltransferase — MSNQQVTLRPTEVADLAVLFQFQLNEEAAHLAAFMPKDHTDQTAYLAKYRRFLLDPTIHMQSILVDGVLAGSIAKFEIEGEAEITYWLDRRYWGRGVATAALRGFLQLEPARPLIGRVAFDNFGSQKVLTTCGFHKVGTDKGFASARQAEIEEFIYQLS, encoded by the coding sequence ATGTCAAACCAGCAGGTAACGCTACGACCAACGGAGGTAGCTGATCTGGCTGTATTATTCCAGTTTCAACTGAATGAGGAGGCAGCGCATCTGGCGGCCTTTATGCCCAAAGACCATACCGACCAAACGGCCTACCTCGCCAAATACCGCCGCTTCCTACTCGACCCCACCATCCACATGCAGAGCATTCTGGTGGACGGCGTGCTGGCCGGCAGCATCGCCAAGTTCGAAATCGAAGGCGAGGCCGAAATTACGTATTGGCTGGACAGGCGCTACTGGGGCCGGGGCGTGGCTACCGCCGCGCTACGTGGCTTCCTGCAGCTGGAGCCGGCTCGTCCGCTCATTGGCCGGGTGGCCTTCGACAACTTCGGCTCGCAGAAAGTCCTCACCACCTGTGGCTTTCACAAAGTGGGCACTGATAAAGGATTTGCCAGTGCGCGCCAAGCCGAGATAGAGGAATTTATTTACCAGCTCTCCTGA
- a CDS encoding nucleotidyltransferase domain-containing protein, which yields MHARIRTALTQLEDQHNIRILYACESGSRAWGFPSPDSDYDVRFIYSHPADWYLTLDDGPDTLNFPVDAELDLAGWELRKALKLLRGSNAALFEWLQSPVVYREAAGLRAALGPLLPACWNPRAGLHHYLGQLRRGVVEDLTGEQVRLKRLFYALRSALAASWIQRHPDQVPPMEFAMLRELLPAALDGVVDELLTQKATADEQTTAPRPGALVAFLQQEYTTSQAARATLPVPHQPNPASALDAVFRAWLQPQP from the coding sequence GTGCACGCCCGCATCCGAACCGCCCTCACCCAGCTCGAAGACCAGCACAACATCCGCATCTTATATGCCTGCGAGTCAGGTAGCCGGGCCTGGGGCTTCCCCTCGCCGGATTCCGACTATGATGTGCGCTTCATCTACAGCCATCCGGCCGACTGGTACCTCACCCTCGACGACGGCCCCGACACGCTCAACTTTCCCGTGGATGCGGAGCTGGACCTGGCCGGCTGGGAGCTGCGGAAGGCTCTGAAGCTGCTGCGCGGCTCCAACGCGGCGCTGTTTGAGTGGCTCCAGTCGCCGGTGGTGTATCGGGAGGCGGCCGGGCTTCGGGCGGCGCTGGGGCCGCTGCTGCCGGCCTGCTGGAACCCGCGCGCCGGCCTGCACCACTACCTGGGCCAGCTGCGGCGTGGGGTAGTGGAGGACCTGACCGGCGAACAGGTGCGCCTCAAGCGACTGTTCTACGCCCTGCGCTCGGCGCTGGCCGCCAGCTGGATTCAACGTCATCCTGACCAAGTGCCGCCGATGGAGTTTGCTATGCTGCGGGAATTGCTGCCGGCGGCTTTGGATGGCGTAGTCGATGAGCTGCTGACTCAAAAAGCCACCGCCGACGAGCAAACCACCGCGCCGCGCCCGGGTGCGCTGGTCGCCTTTCTACAGCAGGAATACACCACTAGCCAGGCCGCCCGCGCTACATTGCCCGTCCCGCATCAGCCCAACCCAGCGTCGGCGCTGGATGCCGTGTTTCGGGCGTGGCTGCAGCCGCAACCGTGA
- a CDS encoding M28 family metallopeptidase: protein MAPSRLLSAPLLLGLALAGCQSKPAATETAATAAPTAAPDTADAISAASISKYLQAVSSDEMLGRKPFTAGEQRSTQYLADEFKRLGLQPGPNGTYFQPVPLVEITGMPSATLQIKGKGQPLNLEYKTDFVAFTQREQPEVKVTNSPLVFAGYGVVAPEYGWDDYAGLDVKGKTVVVLVNDPGNAGQDSTLFKGRAMTYYGRWTYKYEEAARHGAAGLLIIHDTQPAAYPWSVVLSGATSPKLRAQTANKGADKCALEGWLTLDAAKKLFQTAGLSYDQLYAAANTRGFRPRPLGGLTLTASIQNKLRRQTSRNVLAVLPGTTRPDEYILYSAHWDHFGVGKAIAGDSIYNGAVDNGTGLAALLSIAEAFQKTKEKPQRSLVFLAVTGEEQGLLGSAYYAQHPPFPLNKTVADLNMDMLWPYGPMKDLTVIGYGQSELEDYARAAAKEQNRYLLPDQTPETGMFYRSDHFSFAHVGVPSLYASGGFESRTGGKATIAQQRQNYTATMYHKPADQFDPSWDLSGIAQDAQLYFRVGQRLASETTFPKWREGSEFKGARNNSMGGK from the coding sequence ATGGCACCGTCTCGCCTGCTTTCCGCTCCCCTCCTGCTCGGCCTGGCCCTGGCCGGCTGCCAATCGAAGCCCGCCGCCACCGAAACGGCCGCCACCGCTGCCCCGACCGCCGCGCCGGATACAGCTGACGCCATCAGCGCGGCCAGCATCAGTAAGTACCTGCAGGCGGTTTCTTCGGATGAGATGCTGGGTCGCAAGCCGTTTACGGCGGGCGAGCAGCGCAGCACGCAGTATCTGGCCGATGAGTTCAAGCGCCTTGGGTTGCAGCCCGGCCCGAACGGCACGTATTTCCAGCCGGTGCCGCTGGTGGAAATTACGGGTATGCCTTCCGCCACGCTGCAAATCAAGGGCAAAGGCCAGCCGCTGAACCTGGAGTACAAGACCGATTTCGTGGCCTTTACCCAGCGCGAGCAGCCCGAGGTGAAGGTGACCAACTCGCCACTGGTGTTTGCCGGCTACGGCGTAGTGGCCCCCGAGTACGGCTGGGACGACTACGCCGGCCTCGATGTGAAGGGCAAAACCGTGGTGGTGCTCGTTAACGACCCCGGCAACGCCGGCCAGGATTCCACCCTGTTCAAGGGCCGGGCCATGACCTACTACGGCCGCTGGACTTACAAATATGAGGAAGCCGCCCGCCACGGCGCCGCCGGCCTGCTCATCATCCACGACACCCAGCCGGCCGCTTACCCCTGGAGCGTGGTGCTAAGCGGAGCCACCAGCCCCAAGTTGCGCGCCCAGACCGCCAACAAAGGCGCCGACAAGTGCGCTCTGGAAGGTTGGCTGACTCTGGACGCGGCCAAAAAGCTGTTCCAGACCGCCGGCCTCAGCTACGACCAGCTCTACGCCGCCGCCAATACCCGCGGGTTCCGCCCCCGGCCGCTGGGCGGGCTCACACTCACGGCCAGCATCCAGAACAAGCTTCGCCGCCAGACCTCACGCAACGTGCTGGCCGTGCTGCCCGGCACCACCCGCCCCGATGAATACATCCTCTACTCGGCCCACTGGGACCATTTCGGGGTGGGCAAAGCCATTGCCGGCGACTCCATCTACAACGGGGCCGTGGACAATGGCACCGGCCTGGCCGCCCTGCTGAGCATTGCCGAAGCCTTCCAGAAAACCAAAGAGAAGCCCCAACGCAGCCTCGTGTTTCTGGCCGTGACCGGCGAAGAGCAGGGTTTGCTGGGCTCGGCCTACTACGCGCAGCACCCGCCCTTCCCGCTCAACAAAACCGTGGCCGACCTAAACATGGATATGCTCTGGCCCTACGGCCCGATGAAGGACCTGACGGTTATCGGCTACGGACAGTCGGAACTGGAGGACTACGCCCGCGCCGCCGCCAAGGAGCAAAATCGCTACCTGCTGCCCGACCAGACGCCCGAAACCGGCATGTTCTACCGCTCCGACCACTTCAGCTTTGCCCACGTGGGCGTGCCCTCGCTCTACGCCAGCGGCGGTTTCGAGAGCCGCACCGGCGGCAAGGCCACCATCGCCCAGCAGCGCCAGAACTACACCGCCACCATGTACCACAAGCCCGCCGACCAGTTCGACCCCAGCTGGGACCTCTCGGGCATTGCCCAAGACGCCCAACTCTACTTCCGCGTCGGCCAGCGCCTGGCCAGTGAAACCACGTTCCCCAAGTGGCGCGAAGGCTCGGAGTTCAAGGGCGCGCGGAACAATAGCATGGGTGGGAAGTAA